The DNA segment TTCTGAATTCATTACAATGAAATTTCCAGATTTATCTCAAACACCTGAAAAGTTTCAAGTTGGGTTTTTAAAATTAGCGAGAAAATATACGGAAAACAATGCTTTTGATACAGCCGAAAGTTATTTTGCCGTTTTGGAAAAAGACCAAACAATTTCCAATGGAAGGGAATACATTTTTTATAGAGGAAGGAATTATTTTTACAGCGGAAAAGTTGATTTAGCAATTCCTTACCTGCAAAAAACAAATGGTTCCTCTGCAGCACACTACCTCTTGGCACGTTGTTTTGCTAAGAAAAATGACATCACCAAAACCAAAGAACAGTTTCAGATGGCAGCGGATTTAAAACCTGAATATTGGACATCTGCAAGTTTAGAAAAAGATTTCAAAGAAGTTTGGAAGGAACAATCGTTTCGTGAATTTATTAACACAAAAGGTGGAAAGGTACCAGGAACGAATCTTTCCACTCCTGGATCAAATTAATAACAAATAGGAAGAACCATTATTCTTCCTTTGAATCCTTCCCTGAAGTTGAATGTGGACTTTTGAATAAGTCCGCACGTAGTTTTTTAAAAGTATCCACCGAAATTTGTCCAGGTGCTTTTGGTTCACCTAATGTCATATAGGTGAAAGATGAATTAAACTTATCACCAAATACTCTTGAAATAATTCCAAGTTCACCCATACAAATTCCGATCATTGTTTGAGTTTTTGATAAAAGTTTGATATCATTTAAAAAGTCAGCAGTTTCTTCAATGTTTTCGGGTGTGATTGCAAACTTATAAATGGGATTCTTTTTTTTGACCGGTTTTGATTTTGCAATGAATTGGTTCATTTCATTTGCCAAAATTGATTTTTTAAAAGAATGGTAAGAATAAATGATTCGATAGTTTAAGGTCTCATAATTTCGAAAAATTGTATCTTCTCTATTCAGTTCGATATCCAAATAATTGGCATTGTCATTGAAATCTTTAATGATGCCTTCAACATCTTCTGGGAATAATTTCACATAGGATCGAACACTACTATCTTCGGCTCTTCTGTATGTAAAAAGCACTGGTAAACCAAGTGCTTTGATTTTCTTTTTCATTTCTTTCTGGATGTAATTTCTAGAGAATAAATCCAATCGAACTTCGATCACATCTACATCTTTTACATCTTTTTTTTGAAGGTGGCGTAATTCATCCTCACCGACAGAGGCTATGATTTTATAAGAATCTGGCATAAAGTTTATAATCCTTTTTGTAATAAATCGTGGAGAGAAATCATCCCAACAAAAATCCCATTTTCATCCACAACAGGAGCAACAGAAATTGGCCTTTCGCGTCCTTCCATTTTGATTAAAACATCATAAGCCTTTTCATTTGGTCGAAAACTATTAGGATTCGAGTTCATCATTTCTTTTGCTGTTACATCAGGAGATAAGGTATGTTTTGTGAGGTATTTACGAATATCATAATCGGTAATCAGTCCTACAAGTTTTGAATTTGAATCCACAACTCCAGTAGCACCAATTCCTTTTTCTGTAATTTCTTTTAAAATAGTTTCTAAGTTTGCATTAATGGGAATAGAGGCATTTCTTTCTCCTTTTCGCATAACATCTGTCAAATATAAGGAAAGTCGTTTTCCTAATCGGCCGGCAGGATGGTACAATGCAAAATCGTCTGCTTTAAATTCTTTTAATTCCATTAAAGCAACAGCAATTGCATCTCCCAGTACAAGGGCAATGGTTGTGCTAGAAGTGGGAGCAAGATCTAATGGACATGCTTCCTTTAAAACAGGAGTGATAATGACAACATCCGATAATTCTGCTAACTTAGATTTGGCGTTTGCAGTGATGCCTACAATTTTTGCTCCGATTTTGCGAAGAGTCGGTAGGATATAATTTAGCTCTTCTGATTCACCACTTTTTCCAATGGCAAGTACCACATCGTCTGGTCCAACAATTCCAGAATCCCCATGTGATGCATCTGTTGGGTGTAAAAAATATGCTGAAGTTCCAGTCGAAGAAAGTGTATGTGAGATTTTTTTGGCAATATCACCAGACTTACCAACGCCAGTGACAATCACTTTTCCTTTTGATTTTAGGATCAGATCGATACAGTCTTTGACTGAAGGGTCTAGTTGTTCACGGAAGTGAACGAGAGATGAAATTTCATCGTCAAGCGCTTGTTTTACTATAGTTAAAGTATCTTTATTTGTCATACAAGTAATTCCTCCCAAGCTAAGTGATCCATATTGATCTCATAAGAGAAAACGGTTTCTACACCAGGAATTCTTAAAACTACAAGAGTTTTGTTTTTTACTTTAAGTATTTCCATGGTTTTACCAGCAAATGAACCATCGATCACTTTCACCATTTTGCCTTTTTGAAATAATAGTTCTCTGTTCATTTTCAAAGATTCCGCATAATCTTTAAGGCCTTGTTCCAAAACATCTAAATCATTTTGTTCCACAATGGCTGGTTGACCTTTATGAAATACAAACTGAACAGATCCAGGTAATTGTAAGACCTTATTTTTATCTCTCCAAAAGACAATCCTTACAAAAATATAGGAAGGTAATATTGGTACTTGGATCCATTTGAATCGATCTGTCCATTTTTTCCGTTCTTTCCGTATTGGTAAGTAGTTTTCGATTTTGTATTTGTTCAGAAGTTCACTGAGTTTTTTCTCTGCACGAGGTTTGGTATAAACAATATACCAAGCAACTTCTTCCGATTGTGGATTAGTCTCTGACATCTAAACGGAACCTAATGGGTAAAACAAATTCTTTGCCTTTGGTGTATTGGAACTTCCAGTCGGAAAGTTGACGACGCACCTGTTGATCAAAAACCGCATACCTACATGCTGTGACCACTGCAATTTTTTCCAAACTGCCGTCTTCTTTTACGGAAAGTCGGTAAACACAATGATCTTCAAGTTTTTGTTCCAATGCCAAACTGGGATAACTAAGACAATTTTGGAATTCAGAGATTTCATCTTCTGTGGTTTTGGTTCCATCATTCTGCGATTGCTTTGGTGTGGTTGATTCCTTACTTTCTCCCAATCCGGTAGAAAAATGAAGTTGGAAAGAGGAAAAATTTCCACCTTCCTTGAGTTTGATGTGAGTAGAATCTATGTCACTTCGGTATTCCATTGCCAAATAAGACAAAAGAATCAATAGATGCACCCCAATGCTAAGGGTGATAGCCTTATATTTGGGTCCATCAAAGAGTAAATGCATTCCAAGTTCATGAAAAACTTTATTGGAGAGAATGCAATCTCCATTTTCATTGTCCGTATATGCCATCAAGTTGGGGAAAAATTTTTCGAGTATCTACCTATGGAGAATCTCACGGAACATCCGTTGGAGTTGTTGTGGATGGAGTGCCAGCGGGACTTCCATTTCCAGAAGAAGAAATCCAAAAAGATCTAACACGTCGAAGACCAGGTCAAAATGATCTGACAACTCCGAGAGATGAAAAAGATCGAATGGTAGTTGAGTCTGGAGTTTTTGAAGGCAAAACCACTGGAAGCCCCATTCTCATGAAGGTAAATAACCAAAATACCATTGGCAGCGATTATGATGAGATGGCACATGTGTTTCGCCCGTCTCACGCTGATTATACTTATTCTGAAAAATATGGCCACCGAGCCCATGTAGGTGGTGGTCGTTCCTCTGTCCGTGAAACCATTGGTCGAGTTGCAGCTGCAGGTCTTGCCCGAGTGATTTTAGAAAACGAATTGGGTATTTCAACCGTTGGATTTGTGGATTCGATTGGTCCAATTGATTCTTTGATTGCAGAGGATGAATACCCAAACTCCAGGGACATCGTTGACCAATTTCCGACACGTTGTCCGAAACCTTCTGCCAATGACGAGATGGAAACTCTCATCCGAAAACTCCGTGATGAAGGAGATTCCGTTGGGGGAGTTGTAAAAGTTGTGGTTCGTAATTTACCTCCAGGACTTGGAGATCCCGTTTATGATAAGTTAGACGCTGATTTAGCCAAAGCCATTTTATCCATTTCTGCTTGTAAAGGTTTTGAAGTTGGTTCTGGATTTTCTGGTACTCGCCAAACAGGTAGTACACACAATGATGAATTTTACATCGAAGAAGGAACAGGAAAAGTCAAAACAAGAACCAATCGTTCCGGTGGAATCCAAGGTGGAATTTCTAACGGAATGGATCTTGTCATTCGAGCAGCTTTTAAACCTACTTCTACAATTAAAAAAGAACAAAAAACAGTGAACGACCAAAACAAAGAAACCATTCTCAAGGCAAAAGGTCGTCATGATCCATGTGTTTTACCAAGGGCGGTTCCGATTGTTGAAGCTGTCGTAAACTTAGTATTAGTTGATGCTTACTTATACCAAAGAGCCTTACAACCAAAATGGTTTATGAAGTATGCGAATTTAAACGCCATTCCAAACCAATAGAGGAAATCGAATCGAATGAATCGCCCAAAAGTTTATAAAATTTTACTCTTAGAAGATGATGAGAGTAGTGCAAAACTATTATTACATACTTTAGAGAGATATAACTTTGATGTGACTCATGTTGTAGATGGAATGTCAGGTCTTACCAAAATCCGAAACAATAGTTATGATTTGATCATCAGTGATGTGAACATGCCTTATTTGGATGGGATCAGTTTTCTCGAAAAAGGAAAGGACATGTTAAAAATGACACCCGTCATCATGTTAACGGCTGTTGGAGAAAAGGACCAAGTGAAACGGGCAGCATTAAGTCATGTCACTGCTTATTTATTAAAACCCATTGCGAACCAAGCTCTCCTCGAAAAAATAGCACTCGTTTTACAACTCAAACCCGAAAACATCATAGATAAAAAGGATTTTCCTTTGCAAATCAATGTGACGGAACTTTCTATTTCGCAGATGCAACTCGACATAAAAGGATGTCCTGGTAAAAAATCCACAGAAGAGATATATGACAGGTTTATGCTTACCTTAGCAGGAAGGGCAAGTTTCACCAATTTGAGAATCAATCTCGATAACGCATTTTTTTATGAAGTCCGTGCCTTACAAATTTTAGATGATTTGATCGCCAAAATTCTAAAACAGACCAATATCAGAGCCAGTTCCCTATTTGTAGATTCCGAATTTTTTAGTAATCACGTCGTGGACTTACAACCATACACGTATCTTTCCGAGGTAAATATAATTTCCAAATGAAGGTTTGACAAAATCAAAAGACCTAAGTCTAATCAAACCTAGGGGGTCTGTTCTTTGGTTAAGATAAAGATAGACGGAGTCGAATACGAAGTCGACGAAAAGAAAAACCTCATTGATGCAACAAAAGAAGTAGGAGTGGAAATTCCCTACTTCTGTTACCACCCAGCTCTGAGCATTGTCGGTATGTGTCGAATGTGTCTCATTGAGATTGAAGGTGTACCGCGTTTACAAGCCGCATGTAATACTCCTGTAAAAGAGGGAATGGGTATCATTACTAAATCCGATCGTGTGAAAGAAGCACGTGCAGGTACCATGGAATTCCTTCTCGCCAATCACCCGTTAGATTGTCCTGTTTGTGATAAAGCAGGAGAATGCCGTTTGCAAGACAATGCTTTTGGTTCTGGATCTGGCCATTCCCGTTTTGAATTTGAAAAACGAAATATCCCTCAAGAAGAAATTGGAACGAACCTCATCATCAATCACAATCGATGTATCGTTTGTTATCGTTGTGTTCGTTTTGAAGAAGAAAAAGTAGGTGAATCTAACTTAGGTCTTTTTGAAAGAGGGAACCATTCAATCATTGGTCTTGCAAAATCAGAACCAATTGATCATAACTACCAAGGTGCGCTTGCAGACATTTGTCCTGTGGGAGCCCTACTCAATAATAAAACACTTTTTAAATCACGTGTTTGGTGGTATAAATCACACAAATCCGTTTGCCATGGTTGTTCCACAGGTTGCAATGTAACAACAAACGTACGAGACAATAAAATGTATCGTTACATGGTACGTGAAAACTTTGATCAAGGAATGTTTTTCCTCTGTGACAAAGGTCGTTTTGATTTGGATTGGATGAACGAAAATCGTTTGTTTAGTTATTTGGAAAATGGAAAAAATTCCACATCACAAGTGGTGGTCTCCAAAATCATTGATCGATTAAAAGAAGCAAAATCCATTGCCGTTCTCGGTGGAGCTCACGAATCCAATGAAACTTTAGAAACATTGAAACAAAATCTAAACTCCCTCTCGCAAGCATTAGGTGGGAAATCCATCCAATGGGAAACTCGTGTGACGGATGCACAAAATAAAGAAACTGAACAAGTAGACTTTTTACTCACAAAAGACAACCACCCGAATACAAAAGGAGCAATAGACTTAGGTCTTACAACTCCTTCTGGAATTAAAGGAATTGTTTCAGCAGTCAAACAAGGTTCAGTGGACTTAGTGATCCTGATCAAAGAATCCATCCCAGATGGCATTGATCCAAGTCAGGTGATTTGTTTTGATACCAATTTGACCGAAGCTGCAATAAACGCGAGTTTATCTGCTCCAATACAAATTTTCTGTGAAGCGCAAGGAAGTTTTACCAACAAAAATGGCCTCAGACAAAACTTTGAGAAGTCAATGAATCCCATCCAAGGGTTGTTAACTTCTGCCGGTGTTGTAGAACTAATTCTGAATACGATGACTAAAAAAATGGAGGCATCCGTTGGGAACCGTTAATGTCGTCAACGTAGCCAAAAAACACCAGTTTTCTTGGTATGAAAAATTTTACTTTTGGTCCATAGGCAAAGGCCTTTGGATCACAATCAAACATTTTGTAAAAGTTGCTTTGTTTAATAAACAGGTAACGATTGAATACCCCGACAAAAAACGTCAGTATTCTACTCGGTTTCGCGGGATGCACTCGATGAAACGAGATGAACAAGGTAGGGAACGTTGTACGGCTTGTTTTTGTTGTATGTGGATTTGCCCTGCTAATGCGATTCACATCGAAGCTGCAGAGGTGACTTCAGAACGCCAACACCTTCACCCAGAAGACAAATATGCCAAAAAATTTGAAATCAATTTACTTCGTTGCATCTTCTGTGGGTTATGCGAAGAGGCTTGTCCGAAAGGAGCAATTTATTTGGATGGAACGGGTGAGATGGCGGCTGACAACCGAGAAGATTTGTTTTTAACCAAAGAAAGAATGATGGAAAAAACAGGTGGTCCCATCCTCGGCCAAAGGAATTAAGATTTCAATTTATCTTCGAAGCAAAAACCCGGACTTGTATGTTCTCATTACATCCGGGTTTCTACTCTAATCATTTCATACCAGTATTTGTGTTTTCTAAATTTTCCACATTCACAAGAGTTTTAGTCAGTCTGAATGTAATTTTGATTCAACATTTACGCGTTCGCATCTCTTTGATTTTTTTCATTTGTTCCTTTGGAATCGGTATTGGATATTTCTCTCCTTTGGTTGCTGAAACCACCATCATTGAAAATGAAGAAGATGAAAAACGTGTTTTA comes from the Leptospira ellinghausenii genome and includes:
- a CDS encoding type I 3-dehydroquinate dehydratase encodes the protein MPDSYKIIASVGEDELRHLQKKDVKDVDVIEVRLDLFSRNYIQKEMKKKIKALGLPVLFTYRRAEDSSVRSYVKLFPEDVEGIIKDFNDNANYLDIELNREDTIFRNYETLNYRIIYSYHSFKKSILANEMNQFIAKSKPVKKKNPIYKFAITPENIEETADFLNDIKLLSKTQTMIGICMGELGIISRVFGDKFNSSFTYMTLGEPKAPGQISVDTFKKLRADLFKSPHSTSGKDSKEE
- a CDS encoding KpsF/GutQ family sugar-phosphate isomerase, whose protein sequence is MTNKDTLTIVKQALDDEISSLVHFREQLDPSVKDCIDLILKSKGKVIVTGVGKSGDIAKKISHTLSSTGTSAYFLHPTDASHGDSGIVGPDDVVLAIGKSGESEELNYILPTLRKIGAKIVGITANAKSKLAELSDVVIITPVLKEACPLDLAPTSSTTIALVLGDAIAVALMELKEFKADDFALYHPAGRLGKRLSLYLTDVMRKGERNASIPINANLETILKEITEKGIGATGVVDSNSKLVGLITDYDIRKYLTKHTLSPDVTAKEMMNSNPNSFRPNEKAYDVLIKMEGRERPISVAPVVDENGIFVGMISLHDLLQKGL
- a CDS encoding UpxY family transcription antiterminator; translation: MSETNPQSEEVAWYIVYTKPRAEKKLSELLNKYKIENYLPIRKERKKWTDRFKWIQVPILPSYIFVRIVFWRDKNKVLQLPGSVQFVFHKGQPAIVEQNDLDVLEQGLKDYAESLKMNRELLFQKGKMVKVIDGSFAGKTMEILKVKNKTLVVLRIPGVETVFSYEINMDHLAWEELLV
- a CDS encoding LIC_10042 family TonB-like protein, with translation MAYTDNENGDCILSNKVFHELGMHLLFDGPKYKAITLSIGVHLLILLSYLAMEYRSDIDSTHIKLKEGGNFSSFQLHFSTGLGESKESTTPKQSQNDGTKTTEDEISEFQNCLSYPSLALEQKLEDHCVYRLSVKEDGSLEKIAVVTACRYAVFDQQVRRQLSDWKFQYTKGKEFVLPIRFRLDVRD
- the aroC gene encoding chorismate synthase, with protein sequence MPSSWGKIFRVSTYGESHGTSVGVVVDGVPAGLPFPEEEIQKDLTRRRPGQNDLTTPRDEKDRMVVESGVFEGKTTGSPILMKVNNQNTIGSDYDEMAHVFRPSHADYTYSEKYGHRAHVGGGRSSVRETIGRVAAAGLARVILENELGISTVGFVDSIGPIDSLIAEDEYPNSRDIVDQFPTRCPKPSANDEMETLIRKLRDEGDSVGGVVKVVVRNLPPGLGDPVYDKLDADLAKAILSISACKGFEVGSGFSGTRQTGSTHNDEFYIEEGTGKVKTRTNRSGGIQGGISNGMDLVIRAAFKPTSTIKKEQKTVNDQNKETILKAKGRHDPCVLPRAVPIVEAVVNLVLVDAYLYQRALQPKWFMKYANLNAIPNQ
- a CDS encoding response regulator gives rise to the protein MNRPKVYKILLLEDDESSAKLLLHTLERYNFDVTHVVDGMSGLTKIRNNSYDLIISDVNMPYLDGISFLEKGKDMLKMTPVIMLTAVGEKDQVKRAALSHVTAYLLKPIANQALLEKIALVLQLKPENIIDKKDFPLQINVTELSISQMQLDIKGCPGKKSTEEIYDRFMLTLAGRASFTNLRINLDNAFFYEVRALQILDDLIAKILKQTNIRASSLFVDSEFFSNHVVDLQPYTYLSEVNIISK
- a CDS encoding 2Fe-2S iron-sulfur cluster-binding protein → MVKIKIDGVEYEVDEKKNLIDATKEVGVEIPYFCYHPALSIVGMCRMCLIEIEGVPRLQAACNTPVKEGMGIITKSDRVKEARAGTMEFLLANHPLDCPVCDKAGECRLQDNAFGSGSGHSRFEFEKRNIPQEEIGTNLIINHNRCIVCYRCVRFEEEKVGESNLGLFERGNHSIIGLAKSEPIDHNYQGALADICPVGALLNNKTLFKSRVWWYKSHKSVCHGCSTGCNVTTNVRDNKMYRYMVRENFDQGMFFLCDKGRFDLDWMNENRLFSYLENGKNSTSQVVVSKIIDRLKEAKSIAVLGGAHESNETLETLKQNLNSLSQALGGKSIQWETRVTDAQNKETEQVDFLLTKDNHPNTKGAIDLGLTTPSGIKGIVSAVKQGSVDLVILIKESIPDGIDPSQVICFDTNLTEAAINASLSAPIQIFCEAQGSFTNKNGLRQNFEKSMNPIQGLLTSAGVVELILNTMTKKMEASVGNR
- a CDS encoding NuoI/complex I 23 kDa subunit family protein — its product is MGTVNVVNVAKKHQFSWYEKFYFWSIGKGLWITIKHFVKVALFNKQVTIEYPDKKRQYSTRFRGMHSMKRDEQGRERCTACFCCMWICPANAIHIEAAEVTSERQHLHPEDKYAKKFEINLLRCIFCGLCEEACPKGAIYLDGTGEMAADNREDLFLTKERMMEKTGGPILGQRN